A single window of Methylobacterium nodulans ORS 2060 DNA harbors:
- a CDS encoding tyrosine-type recombinase/integrase — MAKVRVPGVKVYVSKGITYAYDRASGERLTPPHEIGTPGWWTALQAIRAKAKPKVKEEPGTWGALVISYRSSPRFLNDLAPRTRADYQTVLDHLGKLHDRPISAWTRGFVAGLRDEAQKKKGRRFANYVLSVVSVVFAHGIEREMASTNPVRDVKKLRRPKGAPRANRPWSPEEWDAVVAAASPELRAAIMLGGVLGYRQGEALSAKRDSWNRAAGTLSRISAKSGKPVKVQAPEIVAQALAALPSHSATTLLVNSRGQPWKEDGFRGSFFRLIRTLEAEGKIADGLTFHGLRHTAATQMRQLGFDTRTIADMLGQETEGMAAHYSREADLEPKLRGVVVRLDQENRKRTGSV; from the coding sequence ATGGCAAAGGTGCGCGTCCCCGGCGTTAAGGTCTACGTCTCAAAGGGCATAACCTACGCCTACGACCGGGCATCCGGCGAACGTCTCACACCTCCTCATGAGATCGGCACGCCGGGATGGTGGACTGCTCTGCAAGCGATCCGCGCGAAGGCTAAGCCGAAGGTGAAGGAGGAGCCTGGAACCTGGGGCGCTCTGGTTATCTCCTATCGCTCCAGCCCGCGTTTCTTGAACGACCTCGCCCCGCGGACGCGCGCCGACTATCAGACCGTGCTGGATCACCTCGGGAAGCTTCACGATCGGCCGATCAGCGCCTGGACGCGTGGTTTCGTGGCCGGGCTGCGCGATGAGGCGCAGAAGAAGAAAGGCCGGCGGTTTGCCAACTATGTGCTCAGCGTGGTGTCAGTGGTGTTCGCCCACGGCATCGAACGGGAGATGGCGAGCACCAATCCGGTGAGGGACGTGAAGAAGCTGCGGCGGCCGAAGGGCGCGCCGCGCGCCAATCGTCCGTGGTCACCCGAGGAGTGGGATGCCGTGGTGGCGGCCGCTTCGCCTGAGCTGCGCGCCGCCATCATGTTGGGCGGCGTGCTCGGCTACCGGCAAGGCGAAGCCCTCTCAGCCAAGCGCGACTCCTGGAACCGTGCCGCCGGCACGCTATCGCGGATCTCGGCCAAGAGCGGCAAGCCGGTGAAGGTGCAGGCGCCGGAGATCGTGGCGCAGGCGCTGGCCGCCCTACCCTCGCACTCGGCGACGACGCTCCTCGTGAACAGCCGCGGGCAGCCCTGGAAAGAGGATGGCTTCCGGGGCTCGTTCTTCCGGCTGATCCGCACGCTCGAGGCGGAAGGCAAGATCGCCGACGGCCTAACCTTCCACGGCCTGCGGCACACGGCGGCCACACAGATGCGCCAGCTCGGGTTCGACACGCGCACCATCGCCGACATGCTCGGGCAGGAAACAGAGGGCATGGCAGCCCACTACTCGCGGGAGGCGGACCTGGAGCCGAAGCTCCGGGGCGTGGTCGTGCGGCTCGATCAGGAGAACAGGAAGCGCACAGGCAGTGTCTAA
- a CDS encoding phage regulatory protein/antirepressor Ant, producing the protein MGVAAAHNTPIVIPPLAFHDGRPMADSRDVAATFRRNHRDVLRAYREAHCSADFRQRNFAPFKSKDLTGESTSHVLMTKNGFAFLVLGFTGPEAGAFKEAYIERFDAMETELRAQVPDLSDPHALRALLLAHAEREIALEARAEKAENTLAVAAPKAAALDRIAETRGSLNLRESAKTLQVRPSDLNNHMLRHGWLYRAPKSGRLVARQDKINAGLMEHKAVPTADGRTVSQPFITPRGLTRFAQDLHPDLFDAGR; encoded by the coding sequence ATGGGTGTTGCAGCCGCGCATAATACCCCGATCGTCATCCCGCCTCTCGCCTTCCACGACGGGCGCCCGATGGCGGACAGCCGCGACGTTGCCGCTACCTTCAGGCGGAACCACAGGGATGTGCTCCGCGCCTATCGCGAAGCGCATTGCTCCGCCGATTTCCGTCAGCGCAATTTTGCGCCGTTTAAAAGCAAGGATTTAACCGGGGAAAGCACCTCGCACGTCCTGATGACGAAGAACGGGTTCGCCTTCCTCGTGCTCGGCTTCACCGGACCGGAGGCCGGCGCCTTCAAGGAGGCGTACATCGAGCGCTTCGATGCGATGGAAACCGAGCTGCGCGCTCAAGTTCCCGATCTCAGCGATCCGCATGCCTTGCGAGCTCTCCTGTTGGCCCACGCTGAACGCGAGATCGCGCTTGAGGCACGTGCCGAGAAGGCCGAAAACACTCTTGCTGTCGCTGCTCCGAAGGCCGCTGCACTCGACCGCATCGCTGAGACGCGCGGCTCGCTGAACCTGCGCGAGAGTGCCAAGACGCTCCAGGTTCGGCCGTCCGATCTCAACAACCACATGCTGCGGCACGGCTGGCTCTATCGCGCCCCGAAGTCAGGCCGCCTCGTGGCGCGCCAAGACAAGATCAACGCCGGCCTGATGGAACACAAGGCCGTACCGACCGCAGACGGCCGAACCGTGTCCCAGCCTTTCATTACTCCGCGCGGCCTGACGCGCTTCGCGCAAGATCTCCATCCAGATCTGTTTGATGCAGGACGCTGA
- a CDS encoding XRE family transcriptional regulator, translating into MSTIGNNVRNARLRLGMTQEQLAEAANVSQTTIDKIERGLTKRSKYLPWIAIALSVDISELDNSLRYSPTEKEKDVGEVVSRPHLLAFRPGKNEQGTGNDSIPVYIATEAGNGGFLKIDFSNVDYALRPRNLDNSPSAYGLYIAGGTMHPELSPGDMAFFDTRLPVIVGSTVLFQRDDDVVTAFLGRLQGFDATYWTTYCWEDRKSVDLPREEWPRAHRMAARYTRP; encoded by the coding sequence ATGAGCACAATCGGAAACAACGTCCGCAACGCGCGACTTCGGTTAGGCATGACGCAGGAACAACTTGCGGAGGCCGCGAATGTTAGCCAGACTACCATTGATAAAATCGAGAGAGGTTTAACTAAACGTAGCAAGTATCTGCCTTGGATAGCAATTGCTTTGTCTGTTGATATTAGCGAACTTGATAATTCTTTGCGTTATTCTCCAACTGAGAAGGAAAAAGACGTCGGCGAAGTTGTTTCTCGCCCGCACCTGCTGGCTTTTCGACCCGGCAAAAACGAACAAGGCACCGGAAATGATTCAATACCTGTGTATATAGCCACAGAAGCCGGAAATGGCGGCTTCCTAAAAATTGACTTTAGCAACGTCGATTATGCTCTTCGTCCAAGAAATCTCGATAACAGCCCGTCTGCCTACGGGTTATATATTGCCGGCGGCACAATGCATCCTGAACTATCACCAGGGGATATGGCGTTTTTCGATACTAGGCTTCCGGTTATTGTCGGCTCAACTGTTTTGTTTCAGAGAGATGACGATGTTGTGACGGCATTTTTGGGACGGCTGCAGGGCTTCGATGCCACCTATTGGACCACATACTGCTGGGAGGATCGAAAGTCCGTTGATCTTCCGCGTGAAGAATGGCCTCGCGCCCACCGGATGGCCGCCCGCTACACCCGCCCATAG
- a CDS encoding helix-turn-helix domain-containing protein, with the protein MHRHPHIALAIDIVGSQPKLARAAGISQQQVSKLLHCQRQISAGVAIAIEKATAGKIGRWQLRPDYWDPPDMVAQVGGDTCHM; encoded by the coding sequence ATGCACCGCCACCCGCATATCGCTCTGGCCATCGACATTGTTGGCTCTCAGCCAAAGCTTGCGCGAGCTGCTGGGATTAGCCAGCAGCAGGTTTCCAAACTACTGCACTGCCAAAGACAAATTTCCGCAGGCGTAGCCATCGCAATTGAAAAAGCGACGGCTGGCAAGATTGGACGTTGGCAATTGCGCCCAGATTATTGGGATCCTCCCGACATGGTTGCACAGGTTGGGGGCGATACGTGTCACATGTAA
- a CDS encoding VRR-NUC domain-containing protein has protein sequence MASRAQPEHHIQVAIVARLRGSFDAIVAAVPNGGRRGKREAVELRAEGVEPGHPDLIAYGRDGRVLLFEVKAAGGSLSAAQRRLIPNLRERGFPVAVVRDVEGAVQAMREAGFGPRRGPAPEPATEF, from the coding sequence ATGGCCTCGCGCGCCCAGCCCGAGCACCACATCCAGGTCGCCATCGTGGCGCGCCTGCGCGGCAGCTTCGATGCCATCGTGGCTGCGGTGCCGAACGGCGGCCGGCGCGGCAAGCGCGAGGCGGTGGAGCTGCGGGCGGAGGGCGTCGAGCCCGGGCACCCCGATCTGATCGCCTACGGCCGCGACGGCCGCGTCCTGCTGTTCGAGGTCAAGGCGGCCGGCGGGTCGCTCAGCGCGGCCCAGCGGCGCCTCATCCCGAACCTGCGCGAGCGCGGCTTCCCGGTCGCCGTGGTGCGGGACGTCGAGGGCGCGGTGCAGGCGATGCGCGAGGCTGGGTTCGGGCCGCGCCGCGGGCCCGCGCCCGAGCCGGCGACGGAGTTCTGA
- a CDS encoding bifunctional DNA primase/polymerase — MNASATYPTEMVEHALAWARRGFAVFPCNPSPTGEDSKRPLVPRDKDEQGKPIPKTGGFYKATRDEEQIRRLWRRWPKAMIGLRMGHDAGTFALDPDVVKKPGDADGLAVWRRLAAEHGDVPATHTHVTPSGGRHLLFRYPEDRSITNAEGDLPKGINVRGEGGYVAARSGRRRQGPEGGGPGAGSEAGGPRRQAAARERR; from the coding sequence GTGAACGCGAGCGCCACATATCCCACCGAGATGGTCGAGCACGCCCTCGCGTGGGCGCGGCGCGGCTTCGCGGTGTTCCCCTGCAATCCGAGCCCGACCGGGGAGGACAGCAAACGTCCCCTGGTGCCCCGGGACAAGGACGAGCAGGGCAAGCCGATCCCGAAGACGGGCGGGTTCTACAAGGCCACGCGCGACGAGGAGCAGATCCGCAGGCTGTGGCGGAGGTGGCCGAAGGCCATGATCGGCCTGCGCATGGGCCACGACGCCGGCACGTTCGCGCTCGACCCCGATGTGGTGAAGAAGCCCGGCGATGCAGACGGCCTCGCCGTGTGGCGGCGGCTCGCGGCCGAGCATGGCGACGTCCCCGCGACCCACACCCACGTCACGCCGAGCGGCGGGCGCCATCTCCTGTTCCGCTACCCCGAGGACCGGTCGATCACCAACGCGGAAGGCGACCTGCCCAAGGGGATCAACGTGCGCGGCGAGGGCGGCTATGTGGCTGCTCGATCTGGTCGAAGGCGGCAAGGCCCGGAAGGCGGCGGACCCGGAGCCGGCTCCGAAGCCGGAGGTCCGCGCCGGCAGGCGGCGGCGCGAGAGCGGCGGTGA
- a CDS encoding virulence-associated E family protein yields MASTPVRGRNNRLNRAAFQLGTLVGAGVLDAAVATDRLMDAAIACGLVRDKGRDRAMATIESGLTAGAAKPREIPEPPPQQKSGQRRAKARSKGDEDDPDGEPAGRPFAASGGDWLGACLLDDRGNPLPNLANAMTALRLAPEMSEVFAYDEMLCATVLTRGVPDPGGGIAAPIPIRPATDNDVSRVQEWLQVCGLPRMSKDTAHQAVDQRAHERSFHPVRDYLDGLRWDARERLGTWLSTYLGAEATPYTAGIGTMFLVAMVARIYEPGCKADYMMVLEGEQGARKSTACAILGGPWFSDNLPDVTTGKDVAQHLAGKWLIEIAEMSAMSKAEDAALKAFISRPVERYRPSYGRKEIIQPRQCVFIGTTNKATYLRDETGGRRYWPVKVGCVDTDALARDRDQLFAEAVAHYREKTRWWPDDEFERQHIQPEQEARFEADAWEEAITGFLIGRSRVSVTEVARDCLGFDLPKIGTAEQRRIGAALKRLGWVSVRDWKGRAFVPKGHVA; encoded by the coding sequence GTGGCGAGCACGCCTGTTCGCGGACGCAACAACCGGCTCAACCGGGCAGCCTTCCAGCTCGGCACGCTGGTGGGTGCAGGGGTGCTCGACGCGGCCGTGGCGACGGACCGGCTGATGGATGCCGCGATTGCCTGCGGCCTGGTCCGCGACAAGGGCCGGGACCGGGCCATGGCGACGATCGAGAGCGGGTTGACGGCCGGTGCCGCCAAGCCGCGGGAGATCCCCGAACCTCCGCCGCAACAGAAGAGCGGCCAACGCCGGGCGAAAGCCCGCAGCAAGGGCGATGAAGACGACCCGGACGGTGAGCCCGCCGGCCGGCCCTTCGCGGCCTCCGGGGGCGACTGGCTCGGCGCCTGCCTGCTCGATGACCGCGGCAACCCGCTGCCGAACCTCGCGAACGCCATGACGGCCCTCCGGTTGGCGCCGGAGATGAGCGAGGTCTTCGCCTATGACGAGATGCTGTGCGCCACCGTGCTCACGCGCGGCGTACCGGATCCCGGTGGGGGCATTGCGGCCCCGATTCCGATCCGGCCGGCGACGGACAACGACGTCAGCCGGGTGCAGGAATGGTTGCAGGTCTGCGGCCTGCCGCGGATGAGCAAGGACACGGCGCATCAGGCCGTCGACCAGCGGGCGCACGAGCGCTCGTTTCACCCCGTCCGCGACTACCTGGACGGCTTGCGCTGGGACGCGCGGGAGCGGCTCGGCACATGGCTCTCGACCTATCTCGGGGCCGAGGCGACGCCCTACACCGCCGGCATCGGCACGATGTTCCTCGTCGCCATGGTGGCCCGCATCTACGAGCCCGGCTGCAAGGCCGATTACATGATGGTGCTGGAGGGCGAGCAGGGCGCGCGCAAGTCGACGGCCTGCGCCATCCTCGGCGGCCCGTGGTTCTCCGACAACCTGCCGGATGTCACGACGGGTAAGGACGTCGCCCAGCACCTTGCCGGGAAATGGCTCATCGAGATCGCCGAGATGAGCGCGATGTCCAAGGCGGAGGACGCTGCCCTGAAGGCGTTCATCAGCCGCCCCGTGGAGCGCTACCGGCCGAGCTATGGGCGCAAGGAGATCATCCAGCCGCGCCAGTGCGTCTTCATCGGCACCACGAACAAGGCGACGTACCTGCGCGACGAGACCGGAGGCCGGCGCTACTGGCCCGTCAAGGTCGGGTGCGTGGACACCGATGCCCTGGCGCGGGACCGCGACCAGCTCTTCGCCGAGGCGGTGGCTCACTACCGCGAGAAGACGCGCTGGTGGCCCGACGACGAGTTCGAGCGGCAGCACATCCAGCCCGAGCAGGAAGCCCGGTTCGAGGCGGATGCCTGGGAAGAGGCGATCACCGGCTTCCTCATCGGTCGAAGCCGGGTTTCGGTGACGGAGGTTGCCCGGGATTGCCTCGGATTCGATCTCCCGAAGATCGGAACCGCCGAGCAGAGGCGCATCGGCGCCGCCCTGAAGCGGCTCGGCTGGGTCTCAGTTCGCGACTGGAAGGGACGGGCCTTCGTGCCCAAGGGCCATGTCGCATGA
- a CDS encoding MucR family transcriptional regulator, which yields MSRPAKSKTRRRDSLMVAASYSAQRSDLAKQSGLAAGKPSPDPASGWF from the coding sequence ATGAGCCGCCCCGCCAAATCGAAGACGCGCAGGCGGGACTCTCTGATGGTCGCGGCCTCCTACTCGGCCCAGCGCAGCGATCTCGCCAAGCAGTCGGGTCTCGCGGCCGGAAAGCCGTCGCCTGATCCCGCTAGTGGCTGGTTCTGA
- a CDS encoding transcription termination/antitermination NusG family protein produces the protein MARKRNRRRNRTKIFDAKVTPTHHVRLHRLRVVIDADRRWYVVRIDGSRERKIREGLETAGFAICAPASSAVIEHRGRFREVRHRAVPGYLFVGVDRGTDGRAALWAYHDRIMASLLPSVFELEDEGRIVRARQQGEVERPFYRVMGPFGPEQLQRFSDKVGAELVAVLYAGKEPVGQFPAAAARILEGQRLDFCDVADLVCRGASEICRAAVS, from the coding sequence ATGGCCCGGAAGCGGAATCGCCGCCGGAATCGCACCAAGATCTTCGACGCGAAGGTCACCCCGACGCATCACGTGCGCCTGCATCGGCTGCGGGTCGTGATCGACGCGGACCGTCGCTGGTACGTCGTTCGGATCGACGGTAGCCGTGAGCGGAAGATCCGCGAGGGCCTGGAGACGGCAGGCTTCGCGATCTGTGCGCCGGCCAGCAGCGCTGTGATCGAGCATCGCGGTCGGTTTCGGGAGGTGCGCCACCGGGCGGTGCCGGGCTACCTGTTCGTGGGGGTGGATCGCGGCACGGATGGGCGCGCGGCGCTCTGGGCCTACCACGACCGCATCATGGCAAGCTTGCTGCCCTCCGTGTTCGAGCTGGAGGATGAGGGCCGCATCGTCCGGGCCCGCCAGCAGGGTGAGGTCGAACGCCCCTTCTACCGCGTGATGGGGCCGTTCGGGCCCGAGCAGCTGCAGCGGTTCTCGGACAAGGTCGGCGCCGAACTCGTTGCGGTGCTCTATGCGGGCAAGGAGCCGGTCGGGCAGTTCCCCGCTGCGGCTGCGCGCATTCTCGAAGGGCAGCGCCTGGACTTCTGCGACGTTGCCGATCTGGTATGCAGGGGAGCGTCTGAGATCTGCCGAGCGGCAGTTTCATAG
- the oxlT gene encoding oxalate/formate MFS antiporter: protein MRKTERVSDSYRWMQLAIGVICMVMIANLQYGWTFFVPEIQKTFGFDRAAIQWAFTLFVLFETWLVPVEGWFVDKYGPKIVVLFGGVLCGVGWVINAYASSLNLFYVGQVIAGLGAGAVYGTCVGNALKWFPDKRGLAAGITAAGFGAGSALTVAPIQWMIADQGFQAAFLNFGIGQGVIVAALAFFLAAPRKGQIPEVTSTANIQSRRNYTPSEVVRQPIFWLMYFMFVIVGAGGLMITANLKPIAADIHVDKVPVTILGVTMVAITFAATIDRVLNGLTRPFFGWVSDKIGRENTMFIAFAMEGFGIYMLYLWGHDPLWFVLLSGFVFFAWGEIYSLFPSTCTDTFGSKFAATNAGLLYTAKGTAALLVPFANYLQQSTANWDGVFLAAAGANILASILAIALLKPWRKRVVTGAQADADVPAGAKVAVA from the coding sequence ATGAGAAAAACCGAGCGAGTATCAGATAGTTACCGCTGGATGCAGCTCGCGATCGGCGTCATCTGCATGGTGATGATCGCCAACCTGCAGTATGGCTGGACCTTCTTCGTCCCGGAAATCCAAAAAACGTTCGGCTTCGATCGCGCCGCGATCCAGTGGGCCTTCACGCTCTTTGTCCTGTTCGAGACCTGGCTTGTGCCCGTCGAGGGCTGGTTCGTTGACAAGTACGGCCCGAAGATCGTGGTCCTGTTCGGGGGCGTGCTCTGCGGCGTCGGCTGGGTAATCAACGCCTATGCCTCAAGCCTCAACCTGTTCTACGTCGGTCAGGTCATCGCGGGCCTGGGAGCGGGCGCGGTCTATGGCACCTGCGTGGGTAATGCCCTCAAGTGGTTCCCGGACAAGCGTGGTCTGGCCGCCGGCATCACCGCTGCGGGCTTCGGTGCCGGTTCGGCCCTCACGGTGGCGCCCATCCAGTGGATGATTGCCGACCAGGGCTTCCAAGCTGCCTTCCTCAATTTCGGCATCGGCCAAGGCGTGATTGTCGCCGCACTGGCCTTCTTCCTGGCGGCGCCGCGCAAGGGCCAAATCCCGGAGGTGACGAGCACCGCCAACATTCAGTCGCGGCGCAACTACACGCCCAGCGAGGTGGTGCGCCAGCCGATCTTCTGGCTGATGTACTTCATGTTCGTCATCGTCGGCGCCGGCGGCCTGATGATCACCGCGAACCTGAAGCCGATCGCGGCCGATATCCACGTCGACAAGGTGCCGGTGACGATCCTCGGCGTCACCATGGTGGCCATCACCTTCGCGGCGACGATTGACCGTGTGCTCAACGGGCTGACCCGGCCCTTCTTTGGCTGGGTCTCGGACAAGATTGGGCGCGAGAACACGATGTTCATCGCCTTTGCGATGGAGGGGTTTGGCATCTACATGCTGTACCTCTGGGGGCATGATCCGCTGTGGTTTGTCCTCCTGTCGGGCTTTGTGTTCTTTGCCTGGGGCGAGATCTACTCGCTGTTCCCGTCAACCTGCACCGACACGTTCGGCTCCAAGTTCGCGGCGACGAATGCCGGGCTGCTCTATACGGCCAAGGGGACCGCGGCGCTGCTGGTGCCCTTCGCCAATTACCTGCAGCAGAGCACAGCCAACTGGGACGGCGTGTTCCTCGCGGCGGCCGGAGCCAACATCCTGGCTTCCATCCTCGCCATCGCGCTGCTGAAGCCCTGGCGCAAGCGCGTCGTCACCGGCGCCCAGGCCGATGCGGACGTCCCCGCCGGCGCAAAGGTGGCGGTAGCCTGA
- a CDS encoding Crp/Fnr family transcriptional regulator has translation MAASFQPDTHPFVRKVESIALFTLSADEKAALFALPMQVADFGPRQDIVREHDRPSQCFTLLKGFACLYKSTPAGMRQIMAYHVPGDMPDLQSLHLKVLDNGIATVSPCRIGLVQHEAVRALFRTHPRLADAFWRLTLIDAALLREWIVNIGRRHAYTRMAHLFCELVTRLEAVGLAQDHACDLPMTQTELADALGLTTVHVNRTLQELRSAGLVTLRGGRLTVNDWEGLTAIAGFDPIYLHLKQFEAS, from the coding sequence ATGGCCGCCTCCTTCCAGCCCGACACCCATCCGTTCGTGCGCAAGGTGGAGAGCATTGCCCTCTTCACCCTGTCTGCGGACGAGAAGGCGGCACTCTTTGCTCTGCCGATGCAGGTGGCGGATTTCGGACCGCGGCAGGACATCGTGCGCGAGCATGACCGGCCTTCTCAGTGCTTCACCCTTCTGAAGGGCTTCGCCTGCCTCTACAAATCGACGCCGGCAGGCATGCGCCAGATCATGGCCTACCACGTCCCCGGTGACATGCCCGATCTCCAGAGCCTGCACCTGAAGGTGCTCGACAACGGCATCGCCACGGTCTCCCCATGCCGGATCGGACTCGTCCAGCACGAGGCGGTTCGGGCGCTCTTCCGCACCCATCCCAGGCTCGCGGACGCGTTCTGGCGCCTGACGCTGATCGACGCGGCCCTCCTCCGCGAGTGGATTGTCAACATCGGTCGGCGCCACGCCTATACCCGGATGGCTCACCTCTTCTGCGAGTTGGTCACGCGCTTGGAGGCAGTCGGGCTTGCCCAGGATCATGCGTGCGATCTGCCGATGACCCAGACCGAGCTTGCGGACGCGCTCGGGCTCACGACCGTTCACGTCAACCGCACGCTGCAGGAACTCAGGAGTGCAGGGCTGGTCACGCTGCGCGGTGGACGGCTGACGGTGAACGACTGGGAGGGGCTGACCGCCATAGCGGGGTTCGATCCGATCTATCTGCACCTGAAGCAGTTCGAAGCCTCCTAA
- a CDS encoding HNH endonuclease: MNKTAADRARVSFHDARRTTDQPWRHWYWTARWRRIAQAQLRDHPLCAMCSTDERPVAATVCDHVVPHRGDEHLFWEGELQSLCKPCHDGTKQAQERRGYVTGVTLDGRPRDPRHPWNRPT, from the coding sequence ATGAACAAGACCGCTGCGGATCGGGCTCGTGTCAGTTTCCATGATGCGCGCCGCACCACCGACCAACCCTGGCGGCACTGGTACTGGACAGCGCGCTGGCGCCGCATCGCCCAGGCGCAGCTTCGGGATCATCCGCTTTGTGCGATGTGCTCGACGGATGAGAGGCCGGTCGCAGCGACGGTCTGCGACCACGTGGTGCCGCACCGGGGCGACGAGCATCTGTTCTGGGAGGGTGAGCTGCAGTCCCTCTGCAAGCCCTGCCACGACGGCACAAAGCAGGCGCAGGAGCGCCGCGGTTACGTGACGGGCGTGACCCTCGATGGGCGGCCGCGCGACCCGCGTCATCCGTGGAATCGGCCCACCTGA
- a CDS encoding P27 family phage terminase small subunit, which yields MDVVSGTGTIVAEPDWSSLFSDELDLAAAREHWRVITTELRERNLLAPVNGHAIQRLVCARVLYDRSLRQVAESGSVSRPRRGNAKAIARLSPHHTAMRELASDAAALEAELGLSPRRRGAVTKVERKTKAARAADAYLRPVAK from the coding sequence ATGGATGTGGTGAGCGGCACCGGGACAATCGTTGCGGAGCCCGATTGGTCGTCCTTGTTCTCCGACGAACTCGACCTCGCAGCAGCACGGGAGCACTGGCGCGTGATCACGACGGAGCTGCGCGAGCGCAACCTGCTGGCGCCCGTGAACGGCCACGCGATCCAGCGGCTGGTCTGCGCCCGGGTGCTCTACGATCGGTCGCTGCGCCAAGTCGCCGAGAGCGGATCGGTGTCCCGGCCACGGCGGGGCAACGCCAAGGCCATCGCCCGGTTGAGCCCGCATCACACCGCGATGCGCGAGCTGGCCTCCGACGCTGCGGCGCTGGAAGCCGAGCTCGGGCTGTCGCCGCGGCGCCGCGGCGCGGTAACGAAGGTGGAGCGCAAGACCAAGGCGGCGCGAGCGGCCGATGCCTATCTCAGGCCCGTCGCGAAGTGA